The DNA sequence CTGATTTTGTTTCTCAAATCAGGGAAGTATGAACCCTGCAATGTCTACTGGTTTTCTTGGATCTAATCTTGTTTACGACTCTGTGAATCCGGGTGAGTCACTTTCTGGTGGGCAGGTAGTAAGTCTTAATCTCCCAGATAGGCCTGATCAGCCAGAATGCAGATACTATATGAACACAGGGACTTGCAAGTATGGATCTGATTGTAAGTTCCACCACCCGAAAGAAAGAATCGCCCAGTCATTCATAAATCCACTCGGCCTTCCTGTGCGACCTGTAAGTTCACCTATCCTACTTGATCGTTGGGGTACTTCAAAATAATCGTATTCCATATACTAACAATCTAAACTATTTTACATTGTCAACCAATAAAATTTGTATAATTTGTAAACAGTTATCATGGTGAATAGTTAGGCACCATGATATGGCAATTCATCTTGACTTTTCATTAGCAGGCAGTGCATAAGAATTATTCTCTTGTTCATTTTAGATTAGCTTTTTACTTTTGTTGACGTGCCAATACATGATTAAATGTCTATGTAAAACTTTTTACTACTGACAATGTATGGAAATTAAGTCCAAAGATATCTTTGCATCCCATATTGTCATATTAGCTATAACAAGACCTCTAATTATATTTTGATTCCTAATTCCTGACTTGGTTGTTTTTAGGGGCAAGCTATATGTTCTTATTATAGAATTTATGGAATATGCAAGTATGGCCCAACATGCAAATTTGATCATCCAGTTTTGGCAATCTCACAGAACTATCGCTTGGCCACACCTACTGCTTTATCTGCACTGGACACCCCTCTCGACGGAAATCGAAGAGGGACTTTCCAACCACCCGAGACATCACCATCTAAATTATCGAGTGACGAGCATCAGCATTCGGATAACAATATCAATAATTCACAGGCCGCTGAAGATTCATCCAAACAAGCTGATCATACTACCTCAAATTCCTTTGAAGTGGCCTCGGAATCCTCCTTACATGACCAAGATGCTTGATCTTTTTTCTCTTTTCGAGGGACAAAATTTTCCTTGTTTTAAGGAGAAATATATTATCATACACACACACCTTCTGTTccccctttctctctttttttcaccTGCGATTTCTGTGGAGTGGGATAGTTTGTTCAGAGGTTGTTGTGACACTCACTAGCTTGTGGGGGATGAAGGGGCATTTTTTGTGGTGAATAAGATGCAGGTTGAAAGTTTGTGACCTTTTTTTccgtttattttcaattttatctttatttttttgtttctgtgTCAGTTTGGTAGACACTAAAAATGGGACTGAAATTTAGAGATTTGTGAATCACTAGTCACTGAATTGTTTACCCCATTTTATAAGGGCATACCAAACtatggtcttttttttttttaaattattatttagagATCAGAATACTTCCATTTGGGGATAATATcaatttgaagttcatcagaactGACCAGATTCTCAAATGTCGAGTTCTTATGTTTGAGAAGTTATGCCAGATTAAAGTATTTTTAAGACCATACATTTCTCTTCTCTAAAATGCACTTAAGATAACAATATGAACCATAAAATCTACTGAACGAGTAATCTTAAAATTGAAGGgattttatttgtttgattttgaaattaagtatTAGTTTCAGAGAGAATTCATAACAAGGCAAATAAATTCTGTTTAATTGTAAAATATGTTTTTACTATATTAAAGGTTGAATATTGTTGACCTAATTACTAATACGTTATTGTGTTTTATAAGGACACTTTTCATTCCTACTATGTATAGGTTGATTTATTACaagatttataattatttttataagcaTTAGAAATGCAAGTCAAGGTGAAGCATAGCATCTGGCcatgctatttatttattatttttggcgaATGGTGGCTGCATGAAGTTTAAAgggttaatagttaaattagttcttaaaagaTAAGACactttttaaattcatatttgaaagattttttaattaaattgatcttTCAAAGATTATGAATTAATCATATCTGTCATTCAGTTACTTTATTCACAATTTTTGTCAACGATTAATGATGTGAAATATTAACTGATATCATACATGACACATAACATGTTTAATTAGAGACTAAATATGTTTacgaaaatctatcaatttagtcacTATGTCATATTAAAAATAGGATTTGTATAATTGgaaaaaatgactaaattaataaatttttataaacatatttgATCAATATCTAATTAGACATATAAggtattatatatattatcaattaatcttttacaacatcaatctttgaaaaaaattattaatgaagTAACTGGAGtacaaatatgattaattaacAATCTTTGaaggactaatttaattaaaaaatttttcaaagatgaatttaaaaaatatcttattttttaggaactaatttaactattaattcGAAGTTTAAAGTTGTATAGTGATATATAGGGTGGTTTGCAAATAGGGTCCACAAAGGAGATTTTCCACAGGGAAAGGAATAGATAAAAATCATGAAACCTGGAAAAAGACAATTGGCAAGAATCCATGAGCATTGCTTGGATACCTGTTTTTCTTCATCATTTGTATTTTAATCAAGCTTTTTGTAATATTGTTTTGAGACCAAACTATCTATAAGTCTCTGTTGCTAACTAGTAATCTATGACATTGAAATTTGTTAATGGAGTAAAATCCGAGCACCTAGCTAAATCacctttgaatttaaaataaaggaTTTTGTTAGAGACAAAGAATTATATACAAAGTTTAAGCTACGGATTCGTTACTTCCACTTTTATGTGGCAGTATCTTTAATcactataaaaatatttataaatagaattctatttttttgtttttgaaaaaatcaataattaaaatttgtctctttgtttctttcttttttttacacattttctttctcttttaatcaaaattttaaagaaatgaATAAGTTGCTTCTGTTAGGATTTATCATTCATTCTTCACCTTTTTTCAAGATGAGACATTTTTCGCAttcctcttttcctttttacatATTGCCATTTTGTTCTTCTTCCTCACTATTAACTCTAATCTCGGTCCTTCTCCCTCTGCCCCTGCGAAATACTCTTGTaaggttttatttttatttttattttattttattttattgtttttttatgaaaattatgTGAATTTGAATGCTCTTATTCTGGTAGGATTTTACGATAAATTTGAGACTTGATGTAAGTATAACTTGTACCTAACTCAGTATTTCTATCTATTTACTGATATATGTAAATAGACAATGCTTGTCCAGTCAACTGTAGCAAAAGTGGAATCTTTCAATGGATtttgcaataattttttaatatccaAGAACAAATGTTTTTGACCAGTAAAGAGTgatgaaatatttaaaattgtttCTATTTAGTTGACAATGGCATAAAATGGTAAGCATTTATGAGGAATGCATTTCATGACTTTCACTTGGCCCGTGAAGCATCCACCCTTATATACGGAACATGAAATTTATCATGTAACATTTTAACTGGCGTTTAAAGTTTCGATAATATATGGAACAAATGTTCTAGGAGTACTAGTTTGAAAAAATCTTGAAAACGAAGTGTGAATTGTAGCAAGAGACCTAAGTTGCTTGTAAAATTTGTCAAAATTTAGATGTTAGTAAAACGAGGATGATGTTAATATTTTACCTTTAAGATGGTGTAAGATGGTGTTCCTTGTTATAAACTTGTGTCTATTATAATGAAGTGCATGAAGAGGCTAGGTTGCAATTCCTATATTCTCTAATTGTAAGAAAGTATCGAGTAGCACTTTGTTTCTTGTTTGCATTCCGGAACTTGTACTGTGATTTATTCCatcattattttctttttgtgcCTAATTTGTGACATGCTGTGATTTTTAGGATTGTTGATTTTGAAGTACTAAAGCAAAAAAAGTGATTCACGGTAAGAATAGTCTCACAATCTGaattataaaacaaaatttatttatcgGGTAAAAAACTTAAATGAGCCAAGGCTAGCTCATATTTACCCAAATCCGCCAAATCAAATTTTGCTACAACAATCCACCAGATCaaatttttatgtaattcgaatcgaAATGATTCGAAATAGATTTGCAAGTAATTCGAGTTGATTGAATTCGAATTACTCCCTATCACTTTTACCACGTAATTCGAATCAAACTGTGCCAAATTATGCTTGAAAATTGTCACGTAATTCGAGTGGAGTTCATTCGAATTATTAAGGAGTAGTTCGAATTATATTACTTCGAATTACATGGAGAGGGACACACGAGAGTAGtttgaatcatattgattcgaattacttgatTTTGGCTAGACTTAGTAATTCGAGTCGACTTGTTTCGAATTACAATGGATTcgcctatataaggagttcgaactaAGTTCATTCGAATCACTATCTCATTctcataccccaccaaatcccagagaaaacgaccaaCATTCGGGCCGAGTAAGACCGGAGCGGCATATTCAggcgatgggggacgatccggggaggctttatcgtttggatggagttgCTCATATCGCCGGGctgatcaacgacgaggttagtggtCGCTGATGTTGCGCTGTTTATAGTGTTTTCTGTTAAGATAGCGGTTTTATGATAGTGGTTTTATGATAGTGGTTTTATGATAGTGGTTTTATTATCGTGGTTTTATGATAGTGGTTTTATGATATTGGTTTTATGATAGTGGTTTTATGATAGTGGTTTTTGTTAACGATTTTTGATAGCGGTTTGAAAATAGTGGTTTAGGAAAGTGGTGTTGGCCtgtggtttttgttaatggtttttgatagtggtttatgttattgttagtggtttaggatagtggtTTGAAAATAGTGGTTTAGGAAAGTGGTGTTGGCcagtggtttttgttaatggtttttgataGTGGGTTATGTTAGTGTTAGCGGTTTAGGACAGTGGTATAGGCTAGTGGTTTTTGTCACCGGTTTTTGTTAGTTATTTTTGTTAGTAgattttgttaatggtttttgataGTGGTTTTAGTGTCTGATAGCGGTTTAGGGAAGTGGTTTAGGGTAGAGGAATGGGCTAGCggtttttgtttactttttttagggtttaatgtttgttgttttttgttaatggtttttgcaTCGaacgattaattttttatttctttatgaaATGAATTGAATATGATAGTGGTTTGTGAAAATATTCTAATTATGCGGTTCATCTACTGTCCAGCCTCGGCGTTGCATATCCAGCGTTAGGCGGCAGCAGGGGATGCGTCTTGATGAGAGGTACGTTCCGTACCTGCAGATGGCCGGCTTGtaccatcttgcgagactgaaCGACAGATGGTTCCGACTAGACGAGCCGCTAGTCAGTGCATTCGTGGAGAGGTGGCGGCCTGAGACGCACACCTTTcacatgccgttcggagagtgcaccatCACGCTTCAGGACGTCGCATACCAGCTGGGGTTGCCGGTGGACGGTCATTACGTTAGTGGTTGCCTCACAGACTTCCACCTATACATTGAGGGTGGGAGGCCTGCTTGGACGTGGTTCCATGAGTTGCTTGGTGTCTTACCTCCTGAAAACCAAATTCAGAAATTCGCAGTCAACTGCACATGGTTCCAGGAGACATTTGGCGAGTGTCCCGTCGGGGCCGACGATGAGACAGTTAGGCGCTTTGCCcgtgcctatatcatgatgttgttggggacgcagctgtttgccgacaagtccggcaaTCGTATACACATCAGATGGCTACCCTTTGTTGCTAGACTTGAGGAGATGGGTGGCTACAGTTGGGGGTCGGCGGCACTAGCATGGTTGTACCGATGCATGTGCCGAGTCGCCAACAGACATGTGGTAAAGTTAGCTGGGCCGTTACAGTTACTGCAGTCTTGGATCTTTTGGAGGTTTCCTTCTTTTAGGCCTCCTGGGTATGATGCGTTTAGCTGGCCCCTTGCCTCGAGGTACCTTTATTGTTTTGTATTATGTATCGTTTTGGTATTCACTTTCAATTATGCAAGCAATTTGATGTCCGTTAGAGTGACTCACCAATGCATTAACAAGTTTAACTTATTAAGCAGGTGGTCTGGTTACAATCCTGGGATTAGCAACAAGGGACCTCGGGTGCAGATGGCTCGCCTGAAGATCGACTTGTTATAGCCTCGGGATGTAAGTTCACTGAGCCCATATCTATATCTAGTCATTCTTTCAGTTTATGTTTTCTAAAAGAGGCCTCTTATTGATTTTATATGGTGTTTTCAGTTCATATGGATGCCATATAGTGCACTCGACGTCATCCAGGTTGTCCATCCGGAGGTCTTGGAGCCTCGGCATACGATGTTATGGTGGTGTGTGACGTCCCTGATATATTTTGCGGTTGTTGAGTGGCATCAGGTTGATAGAGTGTTACCCCAGTTTGGTGGCGTACAACCCCCACCGCATCCCCCCCTGAACATCGACTTCTTGATGTCGAAGGACGGGAGAGGAGGTGACCGTTGGTTCCCGGCGCACTTACCTGACTGGCATCTTCACTGGCAGCAGCGTACGGAGCACATTTTACAGTTCGACATTGTGGCCGACCCTGGTCCCTCGCATGATTTCTTGGCATGGTGGCATCAGCATGGGAAGAGATTCCTGTCGCCAGAGATGTACTTGGGGGATCCACGAGGTATTCCTATTCCGGAGGAGGCGACTCAGAGGGGTGCAGGCCGAGTTCCTGAGATGGACCGAGTCCAGGATGTTCCTGATAGACGTCGTGTAGAGAGGAGAGCTCGAGTCGGGACACGTCGTAGCCAGCGTGAGCATGCCTGGCTCGATCATGCTATGGAGGAGGTTGAGGACGCAGGTAGGGGTCGCGGGAGACGACGTGGGCGTGGAGGCAGGAGGAGGGGGGCTGATGGTAGAGATGATGCACATCAAGCTGGGAGGGTTGCAGCTGGAGGAGGTGAGGCAGTCGGGGTTGAAAGGCCCCATCAGGGGGGGCATGATAGTGAGTGGTATGGATCAGGTATGGGAGATCCCTCTACTCACACTGACGCTGGGCTTGGAGATTATTTCGTCGGTGTTCCCGGTGACGATCAGACACTTCAGGACAGTACTCCATGGGTTAGTCCGGGCTCCATGTTTCCAGACTTCCTTGGTAGTGACAGGATTGTGGCAGAGTTCGGTGGACCGCATTTCCTTGAGGATATCCGGACCATCATGCAGGAGGATGATGCTGCACGAGGACGTGCTCAGACGACAGCGACACAGGCACCGTTAGATGTAGATCTGAACGAGCCTGCCACGGTGCCTCCTGTGCAGACTTTTGCGCTGGGTGGGACGCCAGCATCCGCACATACTCTAGGGTCACATTCAGTTGTCGGCCCGTCATCATCCAGACCAGTACATGTCTCGCCCAGGACATCGACAGAGGATGCAGAGGATGACGACCACGACTCGATTGAGGATGAGGAGCCGATGATTCGGAGAGGTCATAGgacacgggaaatgaagtgcTTGGAAGTATCCACAATCACAAGTCTGAGACCCTAGGGAGACCCTGTAGGTACCAAGTGAGAAGGAACCTGTCGGAGTCGTTTCAGCCACGGTGTACTCCGAGTTATCCCTGTCATAAacagtcaccgtgaagcacctggccGTTTTCAGGTTTGCCTCGATACACTTTACCAGGTATTGACTGAATTATTGTCCGGTACCCATCTGAGCCTGGGCCTCCCTTCCCTTACGGACAAATAGTTCCGCAAGCCTTCCGTATGTGGCCTTCACCAGCGAGCACACAGGGAGGTTCCTTACCCCCTTCAGGATTGAATTCACACACTCAGATATGTTGGTCGTCATGTGCCCGAATCTCCGACCCTCATCACAGTACTGTGTCCACAATGAATACTTAATTcggttcgcccactcacacatTGCCGGATTCTCAGACCGCAGGATGTCAAACTAGTAGTCGAACTCCACCTCGGTCTTCGCATATGCCGCGCTCACAAGAAGCCTCCGAGCATCTTTTCCTTTGAAGGTGAGGGCGAAATTTGCTGCaacgtgtcgaatgcagaatgcccGGTATGCAGCCGGAGGTAGCCATCCCCCATCGGGTGCCTCGAGTGCTGCCTTTATGCcgttatgcctatctgaaataacTAACAGACCTGGCTGAGGTGTCACGTGCTGACggaggtgggagagaaagaaggaccatgactcagcattctcaccctcaacTAGTGCGAATGCCACGGGGAGTATGTTGGaattcccgtcctgtgcaatcgccaCAAGCAACGTTCCACCATACTTGCCATAtagatgggtgccgtcaatactCACCAACGGCTTACAGTGACGAAATGCCTCGATACAAGGGTGAAAAGTCCAGAACATCCTATGAAAATAAGCCTGGGACTCGTCCACCTGTCCCCCAACTCGAACAGGGCAAGTCCTGATGACAGCTATagtaccaggcatcgtcaacTGAACTCCTAACACCCAACGAGGGAGCTCCttgtacgactcatcccagtCCCCATAGATGATTGCAAccgccttctgcttcgccatccaaacCCTCCTATATGTAGGCCTGAAGCCAAACTGTGCAGCCGTGGCATTTAGAAGCACCTTGATGTTGACAGATGCGTCAggcctaaccattggcataatgaatatCGCTATCACATGGTAGTCCAAACTCCTATGGTCGCTGGAGATGGAGGTGGCGAGACAGGTATGCGGTCCGTTGTACCGCTTAACTTCCCAGATGCCCTTGCGTTGCCGGAGACTCaaccgaatcaaccatgtgcacccattcccaaactcagaacactttccCACGTACCTGCGATAGTCAGACTCaactaccttgtactgtacccctcggcgGATGCTGTACGTCTTCACACTCAACagcgcctcatctttatccttAAATTgttgaccaacctggaactctgtcataCCGGCAGACCCTTCCGTatctctagcgccaaatccagTAAGCTGCCCAGGATATTCgtcctgcctcatggcatccaggtccaaagatgaaaaatggggtgggtactgctgtgtgccagaacttGATCTACCAGTAGCCCTTATCGGATCACTCGTTCCAACATCATCGCTGCTTTCATCAGCGATCGTATCAGGCTTGACATCATCGTCATCTGGATCATCAAACAATCCCTCTCCAACACCAGCCGGTGTAGGACACTGTACTTCGGTCGGAAGATGTTCCCCATATCCAACCTCGTCTCCAACGTTGCCGCTGAGATCAACAGCAAACGATGGGGAGGCGGCAAATTGGATCGCTGGCTCATACACTGGGACGGAGGATGAAGCAACCGCAGGTCTCGAGCTTGAACCGGCCACCGCGGCTATAGTGTTGGCATTCCGGTTCGACCCACCCGAGCTGGATACGACGTCAACCAACTTTACCAACAGCTCTGGTGTCCTGACCTCGGGAAACTGCCTACGAGAAAtaaacatgacctgcaagtcctcatcactcccgatcgtgaaacaatcatacttcaccgtatcatggagcaccgtgattggaatgcgatagaaaaacttcttaaccctttTCACTCCTTCCAGACCAAGCTTCACCAGCACGGAGCTAACGAGAGCATCATAGCTGGTCGTAGGGCTCATGATAATACATagaggatccttatcagtgaacttcacgccagaccgagtttttctcttaatcgatcctctgtggTGTACTAGCACTAGAAAActatcctcactagccatctcacCTCTTTGATGAGAGCAACGTGAGTTCACAGCATATATATAGAGCTCCGGTTCACAGTAATTCGAATTAACTTCATtcgcaccatatatatatataattcgaatcaattccATTCGAATTACCAAGTATTAGTAATTCGAATCTATATGTCTCGAAATATGCAATTCGTCACCATTTCATACTAATTCGAATTAATATAGTACGATTTAGCTTTGTATAATTCGAGtcttattgattcgaattacgtgACAATTTTCCATGCATAATTCGGCACAATTTGATTCGAATTACGTGGTAATAGTGATAGGGAGTAATTCGAATTCAATCAACTCGAATTACTTGCAAATCTATTTCGAATCATTtcgattcgaattacataaaaatttGATCTGGTGGATTGTTGTAGCAAAATTTGATTTGGCGGATTTAGGTAAATATGAACTAGCCTTGGCTCATTTAAGTTTTTTACCCTTATTTATCTGTTAgtgctttttcattttgaatccaTTTATCTAGTGAGTGAGCTAAATATTATTTTACTGCATTGGACTTCATCTTATCCCCTTTATTTGTTCTTTTGTTTGCAGGAAAAAAGTTTTGTATCTTTACAAGTGCAAGATGAAAACAAGAGTGATTATTCAACCAAAAATAGATAATTATATTCTAAATATAAAGCTTTAGAGTATTTAAGTAAAATGGTATTGAAAAATAAGTTTATTCATAATTTCTTTATGAACTTGAAGTTCACCGGCACAGAATGACTTTTATTATGTTGGTTGCTTAAAATTGGAAGTGATTAGAAAATGCTCTAGACATTGAAGTAGTAGGAGAAAGTGCATATTGGTTCTCAAAATTGGAGTAATATCCTGATATAATAATTAtttgactttattttatgattaatgTTGTATTTTTTAGCTTTACATGATTACATGTATTAAACTTTGATCGTattatctaaaaagaaaagaaagattaaCTATATTAAAATAGTTCATCATTCTAGAGATGTAATATAAAAgc is a window from the Arachis hypogaea cultivar Tifrunner chromosome 17, arahy.Tifrunner.gnm2.J5K5, whole genome shotgun sequence genome containing:
- the LOC140180473 gene encoding protein MAIN-LIKE 1-like, encoding MGDDPGRLYRLDGVAHIAGLINDEPRRCISSVRRQQGMRLDERYVPYLQMAGLYHLARLNDRWFRLDEPLVSAFVERWRPETHTFHMPFGECTITLQDVAYQLGLPVDGHYVSGCLTDFHLYIEGGRPAWTWFHELLGVLPPENQIQKFAVNCTWFQETFGECPVGADDETLFADKSGNRIHIRWLPFVARLEEMGGYSWGSAALAWLYRCMCRVANRHVVKLAGPLQLLQSWIFWRFPSFRPPGYDAFSWPLASRWSGYNPGISNKGPRVQMARLKIDLL